A single Parabacteroides timonensis DNA region contains:
- a CDS encoding GH92 family glycosyl hydrolase has translation MKRKSVCAFALAAMLAFVGKPAMAASGNEAFDPVEYALPLMGTQSSFELSTGNTYPAIARPWGMNFWTPQTGKMGDGWQYVYTANKIRGFKQTHQPSPWINDYGQFVIMPVVGAPEFDQDKRASWFSHKSEVVKPYYYKAYLADHDVITELTPTDRAALFRFTFPENDHSYIVVDALDNASYIKVIPEENKIIGYSTKNSGGVPENFKNYFIIEFDKPFTYEATFADNSLKEGAKEQTSKHVGAVIGFKTRKGEIVHAKVASSFISFDQAAVNMKELGNDSFETLMAKGKQAWNDVLGKIEVEGGSLDQYRTFYSCMYRALLFPRKFYEIDAAGKVVHYSPYNGEVLPGYMFTDTGFWDTFRALFPFLNLMFPTMNKEMQEGLINTYKESGFFPEWASPGHRGCMVGNNSASVLVDAYMKGVKVDDLETLYKGLIHGTENVHPTVSSTGRLGHEYYNKLGYVPYDVKINENAARTLEYAYNDWCIYQIAKELGRPKKELELYAKRAMNYKNLYDKESKLMRGKNADGTFQSPFSPLKWGDAFTEGNSWHYTWSVFHDPQGLIDLMGGKDSFVMMLDSVFAVPPLFDDSYYGQVIHEIREMQIMNMGNYAHGNQPIQHMIYMYNYAGQPWKAQYWVRDVMNKMYTPTPDGYCGDEDNGQTSAWYVFSALGFYPVAPGTTQYVLGAPLFKKATLHFENGKNLVINAPENSDKNIYIESMSFNGVNYTKNYLDHNELLKGGVLDIKMGDKPNLNRGVNPEDLPYSFSVNDENFKKLVPAAKSKKK, from the coding sequence ATGAAAAGAAAAAGTGTATGCGCTTTCGCTTTGGCCGCCATGTTGGCTTTTGTAGGAAAGCCCGCCATGGCTGCTTCAGGAAATGAAGCGTTTGATCCGGTAGAGTACGCACTACCGTTGATGGGAACCCAATCGAGTTTCGAGCTGTCGACAGGAAATACGTATCCGGCCATTGCCCGTCCGTGGGGTATGAATTTCTGGACACCCCAGACTGGTAAGATGGGTGACGGATGGCAGTATGTATATACCGCCAATAAGATCAGAGGATTCAAACAGACTCACCAGCCGAGCCCGTGGATCAACGATTACGGACAGTTTGTTATTATGCCTGTCGTAGGTGCTCCCGAGTTTGACCAGGATAAACGTGCCAGCTGGTTCTCACATAAGAGTGAGGTGGTAAAACCTTATTATTATAAAGCATACCTGGCAGATCACGATGTGATCACTGAGTTGACACCGACCGACCGTGCCGCTCTTTTCCGTTTCACATTCCCGGAGAATGATCATTCTTATATCGTTGTCGATGCACTCGACAATGCTTCGTATATCAAGGTGATCCCCGAAGAAAACAAGATCATCGGTTATTCGACAAAGAACAGTGGGGGAGTACCCGAAAACTTCAAGAACTACTTTATTATAGAGTTCGACAAACCTTTCACTTATGAAGCTACTTTTGCCGATAACTCTTTGAAAGAAGGAGCAAAGGAACAGACCAGCAAACACGTAGGAGCTGTGATCGGTTTCAAGACCCGTAAAGGTGAGATCGTTCATGCCAAGGTTGCCTCTTCATTCATCAGCTTCGACCAGGCTGCCGTGAATATGAAGGAACTGGGTAACGACTCTTTCGAAACGTTGATGGCTAAAGGCAAACAAGCCTGGAACGATGTGCTCGGTAAGATCGAGGTGGAAGGTGGTTCGCTGGACCAGTATCGCACATTCTATTCTTGCATGTACCGTGCCCTGCTTTTCCCCCGCAAATTCTACGAAATAGATGCAGCAGGCAAAGTGGTTCACTACAGCCCGTATAACGGCGAAGTATTGCCCGGCTATATGTTTACCGATACCGGTTTCTGGGATACTTTCCGTGCCCTGTTCCCATTCCTGAACCTGATGTTCCCGACTATGAACAAGGAAATGCAGGAAGGTCTGATCAATACCTATAAAGAAAGCGGTTTCTTCCCTGAATGGGCAAGCCCTGGTCATCGTGGCTGTATGGTCGGCAACAACTCGGCTTCTGTTCTGGTAGACGCTTATATGAAAGGTGTGAAAGTAGACGACCTGGAAACCCTTTATAAAGGCCTGATCCACGGAACGGAAAACGTACATCCTACTGTTTCTTCTACCGGCCGTCTGGGACATGAATACTACAATAAACTGGGTTATGTTCCCTACGATGTGAAGATCAATGAGAACGCAGCTCGTACCCTTGAATATGCCTACAACGACTGGTGTATCTACCAGATCGCCAAAGAACTGGGCCGTCCGAAGAAAGAACTCGAGTTGTATGCAAAGCGTGCGATGAACTATAAGAACTTGTACGATAAGGAAAGCAAACTGATGCGCGGCAAGAATGCCGACGGTACATTCCAGTCACCGTTCTCTCCGTTGAAATGGGGGGATGCCTTTACCGAAGGAAACAGCTGGCATTACACCTGGTCTGTCTTCCATGATCCGCAGGGATTGATCGACCTGATGGGCGGTAAGGATTCTTTCGTTATGATGCTCGACTCCGTATTTGCCGTTCCGCCGTTGTTCGACGACAGCTATTACGGACAGGTGATCCACGAGATCCGCGAAATGCAGATTATGAACATGGGTAACTATGCACACGGTAACCAGCCGATCCAGCACATGATCTACATGTACAACTACGCCGGACAACCTTGGAAAGCACAGTACTGGGTACGCGACGTGATGAACAAGATGTACACTCCGACTCCCGACGGTTATTGCGGTGACGAGGATAACGGACAGACTTCTGCCTGGTATGTATTCTCCGCTCTTGGTTTCTATCCGGTAGCTCCGGGAACGACACAGTATGTTTTGGGTGCTCCGTTGTTCAAGAAAGCAACTTTGCATTTCGAAAACGGAAAGAACCTGGTGATCAACGCTCCTGAAAACAGCGACAAGAACATCTATATCGAGTCGATGTCGTTCAACGGTGTGAACTATACCAAGAACTATCTCGACCATAACGAACTGCTGAAAGGCGGTGTTCTCGATATCAAGATGGGCGACAAACCCAACCTGAACAGAGGCGTTAACCCGGAAGACCTTCCTTATTCATTCTCTGTCAACGACGAGAACTTTAAGAAGCTGGTTCCGGCTGCAAAGTCAAAAAAGAAATAA
- a CDS encoding GH92 family glycosyl hydrolase, giving the protein MKHILFSLCLIVGTSMELSAQDPDLTHYVNTLQGTNSKHELTRGNTYPTTALPWGMNFWTPQTGPNRDGWIYQHFKDSIRGFRQTHQCSSWTRDYAAFSLMPVSGKLEVDQYKRAAKFSHKNEIARPHYYKVTFENKITTEMSPTERGVHMRFAFPGTGDSYVVVDANNGGSRVQIIPEERKIIGYNKNANHSVPDGFANYFVIEFDKPFVSYGTWSGDDGSISSGNMEAEDRYVGAYIQFKKGSKVQAKIASSYISYEQAELTLQQELGSSKSLEQTCEAAKKAWNKQLNKVKVEGGTEEQKATFYSCFFRSMLFPRKFYEHDANGEPVYYSPYDGKIHKGRMYTDNGFWDTFRAQFPLNAILHPEFHNNYITSLITAYDQSGWLPSWSFPGHQGGMIGNHALSLIADAWAKGFRSYDPKHAMEAMFHEVTNKGPGGPANGRDGWKDYFIYGYVPYPDCREATAKTLEYCYDDWCAMQFAKMTRQPFYEELFKKQIYNYRNVFDPSVGFMRGRQKDGNWLPDFDPTEWGGPFTEGCAWHYVWSVFHDVKGLIGLLGGDKAFVAKLDSVFSVPNTFKVGTYNRVIHEMAEMEMINMGQYAHGNQPIQHMIYLYNYAGEPWKTQKWARKVMDELYSSTPDGYPGDEDQGQTSSWYVISAMGLYSVCPGTTEYVIGSPVFPKMTIQLENGKKLVIEAVNNSAENVYIQSASFNGQPFTKNYLLYDDLMKGGTIRYQMGDTPAVGRGISEQDRPFSLSD; this is encoded by the coding sequence ATGAAACATATTCTTTTTTCTTTATGCCTTATTGTCGGTACAAGTATGGAACTTTCTGCCCAGGATCCTGATCTGACACATTATGTGAATACTTTGCAAGGCACCAATTCAAAACATGAACTGACCCGGGGAAATACTTATCCGACTACTGCCTTACCCTGGGGTATGAATTTCTGGACACCCCAAACTGGGCCTAATCGTGACGGATGGATCTACCAACATTTTAAAGACTCCATTCGCGGGTTCAGGCAAACCCACCAATGTAGCTCATGGACCCGGGATTATGCGGCTTTCTCTCTGATGCCTGTGAGTGGAAAGCTGGAAGTCGACCAATACAAGAGAGCTGCTAAGTTCAGTCACAAAAATGAGATTGCCCGTCCACATTATTATAAAGTAACCTTTGAGAATAAGATCACGACCGAAATGTCCCCGACGGAAAGAGGTGTCCATATGCGGTTTGCATTTCCGGGGACAGGTGATTCGTATGTAGTGGTTGATGCGAATAATGGAGGAAGCCGTGTTCAGATTATTCCGGAAGAGCGTAAGATAATCGGCTATAACAAAAATGCAAACCATAGCGTACCGGACGGTTTTGCAAATTACTTTGTTATCGAATTCGATAAACCTTTTGTTTCGTATGGGACATGGAGCGGTGACGACGGTTCGATCTCTTCCGGAAATATGGAAGCAGAAGACCGATATGTAGGTGCTTATATCCAGTTTAAAAAAGGATCGAAAGTTCAGGCCAAGATAGCCTCTTCATATATTAGTTATGAACAGGCTGAACTGACACTTCAACAAGAATTGGGCTCGTCGAAGTCATTGGAACAGACCTGCGAGGCGGCTAAAAAAGCATGGAACAAACAGCTGAATAAAGTAAAGGTGGAAGGAGGTACGGAAGAGCAAAAGGCAACGTTCTATTCCTGTTTTTTCCGTTCCATGCTTTTCCCACGCAAATTCTATGAGCATGATGCCAATGGGGAACCGGTCTATTATAGCCCGTATGATGGAAAAATACATAAAGGACGGATGTATACCGACAATGGTTTCTGGGATACCTTCCGTGCCCAGTTCCCGTTGAATGCTATTCTGCATCCGGAATTCCATAATAATTATATAACCAGCCTGATTACCGCTTACGATCAGAGCGGGTGGTTACCTTCTTGGTCATTCCCCGGCCATCAGGGAGGAATGATAGGAAACCATGCCTTGTCGCTTATCGCCGATGCGTGGGCTAAAGGATTCCGTTCGTACGATCCGAAGCATGCAATGGAGGCCATGTTTCATGAAGTAACGAACAAAGGACCGGGTGGCCCGGCCAACGGACGTGACGGTTGGAAAGATTATTTTATCTATGGATACGTTCCTTATCCGGATTGTCGTGAAGCGACAGCCAAAACGTTGGAATATTGTTACGACGATTGGTGTGCCATGCAGTTCGCAAAGATGACCAGACAACCCTTTTATGAAGAACTGTTCAAAAAGCAAATATATAATTACCGCAATGTATTCGATCCTTCTGTCGGGTTTATGCGTGGAAGACAAAAGGATGGCAACTGGTTGCCCGATTTTGATCCGACTGAATGGGGTGGCCCGTTTACCGAAGGGTGTGCCTGGCATTATGTGTGGTCGGTGTTCCACGATGTGAAAGGACTTATCGGTTTGCTCGGTGGCGATAAAGCGTTTGTCGCTAAACTGGATTCCGTCTTTTCGGTACCGAATACATTTAAGGTGGGTACTTATAATCGTGTTATTCATGAGATGGCAGAAATGGAAATGATCAATATGGGGCAATATGCACACGGTAACCAACCGATCCAACACATGATCTATCTCTATAATTATGCCGGAGAACCCTGGAAGACCCAGAAATGGGCTCGTAAGGTCATGGACGAGTTATACAGTTCGACCCCTGATGGTTATCCGGGTGATGAAGATCAGGGGCAAACATCTTCCTGGTATGTGATCAGTGCTATGGGACTGTATTCCGTTTGTCCGGGCACTACGGAATATGTGATAGGAAGCCCTGTCTTTCCAAAAATGACGATACAGTTGGAGAATGGTAAGAAGTTGGTCATCGAGGCCGTCAATAATAGTGCTGAAAATGTTTATATACAGTCTGCTTCATTCAATGGACAACCTTTCACCAAAAACTATCTTTTGTATGACGATTTGATGAAGGGAGGAACTATCCGTTACCAAATGGGCGATACTCCGGCTGTCGGCCGCGGAATATCGGAGCAGGATCGTCCTTTTTCCCTTTCTGACTGA
- a CDS encoding DUF3823 domain-containing protein, with translation MKKIIYLFIAGLSILGGTSCQKFDNYDEPEETLQGAIIDKDTQQPFQTEVAENGVRMKLLEYSWSDNPTPYYFYVKQDGTFTNTKIFKGNYNIEPQGAFVPLVITDSNGQVTSDESVTMDIKGTVTLNFEVDPFLRVEYVGEPVINGNSISVQVKITRGTSNPDYQQDLSDVCLFINGSSPYVGNNNYDDRYDQHLTGDDVSDMIGKTVTLTTTGELPTGRTWYIRVGARIDKDIAGAKRYNYTEVKEIKLP, from the coding sequence ATGAAAAAAATAATTTATTTATTCATTGCCGGTTTGTCCATTTTAGGTGGAACATCTTGTCAGAAATTTGACAATTACGATGAACCGGAAGAGACATTGCAGGGAGCGATAATCGACAAGGATACACAGCAACCTTTCCAGACAGAAGTCGCTGAAAATGGTGTCAGAATGAAACTGTTGGAATATAGTTGGAGCGATAATCCGACTCCGTATTATTTCTATGTGAAGCAGGATGGTACATTTACCAATACTAAAATATTTAAAGGTAACTACAATATAGAACCTCAGGGAGCATTTGTCCCGTTGGTAATAACCGATAGTAACGGACAGGTAACCTCGGATGAAAGCGTTACAATGGACATAAAAGGAACGGTTACTTTAAATTTTGAAGTTGATCCATTCCTGCGGGTAGAATATGTAGGAGAACCTGTAATTAATGGGAATAGTATCAGTGTACAGGTGAAGATCACACGTGGTACAAGTAACCCGGATTATCAGCAGGATTTATCAGATGTATGCTTATTTATCAATGGTTCTAGTCCGTATGTAGGTAATAACAATTACGATGACCGCTATGATCAGCATCTGACCGGTGATGATGTAAGTGATATGATTGGCAAAACAGTTACACTGACAACTACCGGCGAACTACCGACCGGTCGTACCTGGTATATTCGTGTTGGTGCCCGTATCGATAAGGATATTGCCGGTGCGAAACGTTATAATTACACGGAAGTGAAAGAAATTAAGCTTCCTTAG
- a CDS encoding RagB/SusD family nutrient uptake outer membrane protein produces MKISKYILGLILACGMPSCMDLDIPPMNVVQDKDVFGSENGITSYLARVYSGMPMEDFRYSPERGLFNFWTLTPMCVVDGEAINRDQSGAQSENTKYWNDAYTSLRDINYFLETLPEYEGNFSETDMNTWKGEMLFNRAFVYFALVKRYGGVPLVNEVLKYPEQSIEELKVPRSSEEAVYQQIKEDLDEAYNLLPETNQLSRATKYAAAALKSRAMLFAGSIAKYNEISLIDNSGNRLCGIPAEKATEYFKEAYDASKLLEGHFSLYKDDWKADDKTAQYENFVNMFFKDNSSENILIRQYSYPNSVHGYDCYAIPRQFMVGGYSSYICPTLEFVEMFEGFPKDENGKIKTMEGNKYQLYDNLTDFFADAEPRLRATVILPGDEFKGESVDIWRGIYIGETSGGISPLIAEGTLPKYESSECKDLIVTSSSNNQTAYQLSNGEKMNPAGLSGRFYGDGACAISGFSVRKYLNPDMEASLVVENRSEQSWIELRYAEVLLNRAEAAFELTEAGQDGNYLSDAYNCINEIRERAGATLLTGTAELTKDVIRTERRKELGFENKTWWDQKRWRILDKEQNNKMYRVLMPFYADKADKWFFDARYDEENRRYTFDTRWYYVEIPTDVINSDGIVQNQGY; encoded by the coding sequence ATGAAAATCTCAAAATATATATTAGGTTTGATATTGGCTTGTGGAATGCCGTCTTGTATGGACTTGGATATCCCTCCAATGAATGTTGTACAGGATAAAGATGTATTTGGTTCGGAAAATGGTATTACCAGTTATTTGGCTAGGGTATATAGCGGTATGCCTATGGAAGATTTCCGTTATTCCCCTGAGCGTGGCTTATTTAATTTCTGGACATTGACTCCCATGTGCGTCGTTGATGGCGAAGCTATCAATAGAGACCAGAGTGGTGCACAATCGGAGAATACAAAATACTGGAATGATGCATATACTTCTCTCCGCGATATTAATTATTTCCTTGAAACCTTGCCGGAATATGAAGGTAATTTCTCGGAAACTGATATGAATACATGGAAAGGAGAGATGTTATTCAATCGTGCTTTTGTCTATTTTGCACTGGTGAAACGTTATGGAGGCGTTCCCCTGGTTAATGAAGTATTGAAGTATCCAGAACAATCGATAGAAGAACTGAAAGTTCCTCGCTCTTCCGAAGAGGCTGTTTACCAGCAGATAAAAGAAGATTTGGATGAAGCCTACAACCTGTTACCGGAAACGAATCAGCTCAGCCGTGCAACGAAATATGCAGCAGCAGCTCTTAAGTCGAGAGCCATGTTATTTGCCGGTTCTATTGCTAAATACAATGAAATCTCCCTGATCGATAACAGCGGAAATCGTTTGTGCGGTATTCCGGCTGAAAAAGCAACGGAGTATTTTAAGGAAGCATACGATGCCTCTAAATTGCTGGAAGGTCATTTTTCCTTATATAAGGATGATTGGAAAGCGGATGACAAGACTGCGCAATATGAGAATTTTGTAAATATGTTTTTCAAGGATAACAGTTCGGAGAATATTTTGATCCGTCAGTATTCTTATCCTAATTCGGTTCATGGATACGATTGTTATGCTATTCCTCGCCAGTTTATGGTGGGAGGTTATTCCTCTTATATTTGCCCGACTCTCGAGTTTGTTGAAATGTTCGAAGGATTCCCGAAAGATGAGAACGGCAAGATAAAGACAATGGAAGGTAATAAATATCAATTATATGATAATCTGACAGACTTTTTTGCTGATGCAGAGCCACGTTTACGTGCAACTGTAATTTTGCCGGGTGATGAATTTAAAGGCGAATCGGTTGATATCTGGCGTGGTATATATATCGGTGAAACATCCGGAGGTATCAGTCCATTGATAGCAGAAGGAACTCTTCCGAAATATGAGTCAAGTGAATGTAAGGATCTGATTGTAACAAGTTCAAGTAACAATCAGACGGCATACCAGTTGTCTAATGGAGAAAAGATGAATCCAGCAGGACTTAGCGGACGTTTTTATGGAGATGGTGCTTGTGCAATCTCTGGTTTTTCTGTCAGAAAATATTTGAATCCTGATATGGAAGCCTCTTTGGTTGTTGAAAACAGATCCGAGCAGTCATGGATCGAACTGCGTTATGCAGAAGTCTTATTGAATCGTGCTGAGGCTGCTTTTGAATTGACGGAAGCCGGACAGGACGGAAATTATCTGAGCGATGCATATAATTGTATCAATGAGATCCGTGAACGTGCCGGTGCCACTTTACTTACCGGTACGGCAGAATTGACAAAGGATGTTATCCGTACGGAAAGACGTAAGGAACTTGGCTTTGAGAATAAGACTTGGTGGGACCAGAAACGTTGGAGAATCCTGGATAAGGAACAGAACAACAAGATGTACCGTGTCCTGATGCCTTTCTATGCAGACAAAGCAGACAAATGGTTTTTCGATGCTCGTTATGATGAAGAAAACCGTCGTTACACATTTGATACTCGCTGGTATTATGTAGAGATTCCGACAGATGTAATCAATAGTGACGGAATTGTACAGAATCAAGGTTATTAA
- a CDS encoding SusC/RagA family TonB-linked outer membrane protein, with amino-acid sequence MRISAFLLLCCAFSSFAANTSSQNAKVNINGKNLTIGSFIDQVEKQTDYLFVYSKNEVNVDEVISVKTGKKAVSQYLKDVFGDSDVRFAFENDYIVLTRNATPSVAQEGKRITGLVKDQLGDPIIGANVVVKGTTNGVITDIDGNFILQNVPANAVIQISYIGYLAQEIPVGNKSSFDILLLEDTQKLDEVVVVGYGTQKKVTLTGAVSAIQSDEIITTKNENAQNMLTGKIPGVRVMQKSAEPGSFNNNFDIRGMGDPLIIIDGVPRDNMTRLDPNDIESMSVLKDASAAIYGVRAANGVVLITTKKGKEGRVELEYSGNVGWQNPSGAVKSVSAADWMTLKNEKSMHNVNGGTLLYSLDEIEAYRNGTKQGTDWYDAVMRPLAPQTQHTLSARGGNEKTHYYMSAGYLYQESFLRSNSLNYDRFNVRSNVTSKITDRLTIDLNMSGIMDQKDQPYQNSDWIIRAMQRSPATQPIYANNNPDYLLYGWIEGDNPVAMMDADQVGYKKYNNKWFQTSAQATYDVPWIEGLQMKGMFSYDYQIADNKIYARTYNEYEYDDATSEYIAREREGTSTFRREHYTKQSWLYQVSLNYNHTFNEDHNVTGLLLLEGQRRDGDNFFAKRELALDLDQLFAGNTDNQEGNMSTGDSDLYQEANMGLVGKFGYDYKSKYLAEFSFRYDGSSMFGTGSQWGFFPSGSIGWRISEEDFWKDSKLSFINNAKIRASYGKLGDDSASSYQFITGYTYPASGDYNKRPGGYVFNGSYVNSTANKGIANTNITWYIAKTFDVGFDLDAWNRLLGLSVDYFSRTRTGLLATRSTSLPTVVGASLPQENLNGDFTQGFDLEISHYNRIGDFGYNLKGIFSYVRTKDTYIERGASGNSYENWRNNTNQRYQNIVWGYGDGGRYTSYADIANSNVYAGYSTLPGDYKYLDWNGDGIISDLDKYPIGYENRPLINFSLNIGADWKGFDLNLLFQGAAMQYNRYIEQLREPMWGNDYSNALDYFMDRWHPVDPTADPYNPSTEWVSGEYAYTGTLADEYSAYNVHNSSYVRLKSAELGYTFPQKWIGKSGIKNLRLYVNGYNLFTIKGVPFDPEHSGNDSYGNLYPLNRTFSVGVNVKF; translated from the coding sequence ATGAGAATTTCAGCTTTCCTTCTTCTCTGTTGCGCATTCTCTTCTTTTGCGGCAAATACCAGTTCGCAAAATGCAAAGGTGAATATCAACGGAAAGAATTTAACGATCGGTAGTTTCATCGATCAGGTTGAAAAGCAAACAGATTATCTGTTTGTTTATAGTAAAAACGAAGTTAATGTAGACGAAGTCATTTCTGTAAAAACGGGAAAAAAAGCAGTCTCGCAATATTTGAAAGATGTCTTCGGAGACTCGGATGTCCGATTTGCATTTGAGAATGACTACATTGTTCTAACCCGTAATGCAACACCTTCTGTAGCTCAGGAAGGGAAGAGAATTACAGGTCTTGTAAAGGATCAGCTTGGTGATCCTATTATTGGTGCTAATGTTGTGGTAAAAGGTACCACAAACGGAGTGATAACAGATATCGACGGAAACTTTATACTCCAGAATGTTCCGGCTAATGCTGTTATTCAGATTTCATATATCGGTTATTTGGCACAGGAGATTCCGGTAGGTAATAAATCGTCTTTTGATATTCTGCTGCTGGAAGATACGCAGAAGTTGGACGAAGTTGTCGTTGTCGGTTATGGTACACAAAAGAAAGTAACCTTGACCGGTGCTGTTTCTGCTATCCAGAGCGACGAGATCATTACCACCAAAAATGAAAATGCCCAGAATATGCTGACAGGAAAGATCCCGGGTGTTCGCGTCATGCAGAAATCTGCAGAACCGGGTTCATTCAATAATAACTTCGATATTCGTGGTATGGGTGATCCGTTGATTATTATTGATGGAGTTCCACGCGATAATATGACTCGTCTGGATCCGAATGATATTGAATCGATGTCTGTCCTGAAAGATGCTTCTGCGGCTATTTATGGTGTGCGTGCAGCTAATGGTGTTGTTCTGATAACGACTAAGAAAGGTAAAGAAGGACGCGTCGAACTCGAATATTCAGGTAATGTAGGTTGGCAGAATCCTTCCGGTGCTGTCAAAAGTGTAAGTGCTGCCGACTGGATGACTTTGAAGAACGAAAAGAGCATGCATAATGTCAATGGGGGAACTTTACTTTATAGCCTGGATGAAATAGAAGCATATCGTAACGGGACGAAACAAGGAACCGACTGGTACGATGCTGTGATGCGTCCGCTAGCCCCACAGACTCAGCATACGTTAAGTGCTCGTGGAGGTAACGAAAAAACTCATTATTATATGAGTGCCGGTTATTTGTATCAGGAGTCATTTTTACGTAGCAACAGTTTGAACTATGACCGTTTTAATGTTCGTTCGAATGTAACCAGTAAAATAACGGATAGATTGACTATCGATTTGAATATGAGTGGAATCATGGATCAGAAAGATCAGCCGTATCAGAATTCCGACTGGATTATCCGTGCCATGCAACGCTCACCGGCCACACAGCCGATTTATGCAAATAATAACCCTGACTATTTACTTTACGGATGGATCGAAGGCGATAACCCTGTTGCCATGATGGATGCAGATCAGGTTGGTTATAAGAAGTATAATAATAAATGGTTCCAGACATCGGCACAGGCAACTTACGATGTTCCCTGGATTGAAGGTCTGCAGATGAAAGGTATGTTCAGCTATGATTATCAGATCGCTGATAATAAAATTTATGCGAGAACCTACAACGAGTATGAATATGATGATGCGACCAGCGAATACATTGCACGTGAACGTGAAGGAACGAGCACCTTCCGTCGGGAACATTATACCAAACAATCCTGGTTGTATCAGGTATCTTTGAATTATAATCATACGTTTAATGAAGATCACAATGTAACAGGTTTACTTTTGCTGGAAGGACAACGTCGCGATGGCGATAACTTTTTCGCTAAACGCGAATTAGCATTAGACCTGGACCAGTTGTTTGCAGGTAATACAGATAATCAGGAAGGTAATATGAGTACCGGAGATAGCGATCTGTATCAGGAAGCAAACATGGGATTGGTAGGTAAATTCGGTTATGACTATAAATCAAAATATCTGGCTGAATTTAGTTTCCGTTATGACGGTTCTTCGATGTTCGGTACCGGTTCGCAATGGGGATTTTTCCCTTCCGGTTCTATCGGCTGGCGTATTTCGGAAGAAGATTTCTGGAAAGATTCAAAGTTGTCATTTATCAATAATGCCAAGATCCGTGCCTCTTATGGTAAATTAGGGGATGATTCGGCTTCCAGCTATCAGTTTATTACCGGATATACTTATCCGGCCAGTGGCGATTACAACAAACGTCCCGGAGGATATGTATTTAATGGTTCTTACGTAAATTCTACGGCAAATAAAGGTATTGCAAATACGAATATAACTTGGTATATCGCCAAGACATTCGATGTCGGATTCGATCTGGATGCATGGAACAGATTATTAGGACTTTCTGTCGATTATTTCAGCCGTACACGTACCGGACTATTGGCTACCCGTTCAACAAGTTTGCCAACCGTAGTGGGTGCGTCTCTTCCTCAGGAAAACTTGAACGGAGATTTTACACAAGGTTTCGATCTGGAAATATCGCATTATAACAGGATCGGTGATTTCGGATATAACCTGAAAGGAATCTTTTCTTATGTCCGTACCAAAGATACTTATATAGAACGCGGTGCTTCAGGCAACTCTTATGAAAACTGGAGAAACAATACGAATCAGCGTTATCAGAATATAGTATGGGGATATGGAGACGGTGGTCGTTATACCTCGTATGCAGATATTGCCAATAGTAATGTCTATGCTGGTTACTCTACTTTACCGGGTGATTACAAGTATCTGGACTGGAATGGTGATGGTATTATTTCTGATTTGGATAAATATCCGATCGGATATGAAAACCGTCCGTTGATTAACTTCAGTTTGAATATCGGTGCTGATTGGAAAGGTTTTGACCTGAACTTGTTATTCCAGGGAGCAGCCATGCAATACAACCGCTATATCGAACAATTACGTGAACCGATGTGGGGAAATGACTATTCAAATGCATTGGATTACTTTATGGACAGATGGCATCCGGTTGATCCGACAGCCGATCCCTATAATCCTTCTACAGAATGGGTAAGTGGCGAATATGCTTATACAGGAACGTTGGCAGACGAATATTCAGCTTATAATGTTCACAATTCAAGCTATGTACGTTTGAAAAGTGCAGAACTTGGCTACACATTCCCTCAGAAATGGATTGGAAAAAGCGGCATCAAGAATTTGCGTTTGTATGTCAATGGCTATAACTTATTTACAATAAAAGGTGTACCATTCGACCCGGAACATTCCGGTAACGACAGTTACGGAAACTTATATCCTTTGAATAGAACATTCTCTGTTGGTGTAAATGTTAAATTTTAA